The following coding sequences are from one Arthrobacter sp. PvP023 window:
- a CDS encoding TetR/AcrR family transcriptional regulator: protein MPIIERDAGSPAGQRVQTTQPAQTTQRSQATQRSQAKESRRQALLSSAATLFALNGFNRVSLEDLGAAAGVSGPAVYRHFAGKQAVLGALLLSVSQELLDGGRRVVADAGDPAAALARLVQFHVDFALSNPDVIRVQDRDFSNLSDDDQAEVRTLQRNYVELWVDVLQALHTGTDTAELRMRAHAAFGLINSTPHSVRSHGRRVAAKSARPLLESMALAALLVRASPVPAE from the coding sequence GTGCCGATCATCGAGCGCGACGCCGGCAGCCCGGCGGGGCAGCGGGTCCAGACAACGCAGCCCGCCCAGACAACACAGCGCAGCCAGGCAACCCAGCGCAGCCAGGCCAAAGAGAGCCGGCGGCAGGCGTTGCTGTCCTCGGCCGCCACCCTTTTTGCCCTTAACGGCTTCAATCGCGTTTCACTGGAGGACCTGGGTGCCGCAGCCGGAGTCAGCGGACCCGCCGTTTACCGCCACTTCGCCGGCAAGCAGGCCGTTTTGGGCGCTCTGCTGCTCAGCGTGAGCCAGGAACTGCTGGACGGCGGCCGCCGGGTGGTGGCCGACGCCGGCGATCCCGCCGCAGCGCTGGCCCGCCTGGTGCAGTTCCACGTGGATTTCGCCCTGAGCAATCCTGACGTCATCCGGGTCCAGGACCGCGACTTCAGCAATCTCTCCGACGACGACCAGGCCGAGGTCCGCACCCTGCAGCGGAACTACGTGGAGCTATGGGTTGACGTGCTGCAGGCCCTGCACACGGGGACAGACACCGCCGAACTCCGGATGCGCGCACACGCAGCCTTCGGCCTCATCAACTCCACCCCGCATTCGGTCCGCAGCCACGGCCGGAGGGTTGCGGCCAAGTCCGCACGGCCGCTGCTGGAGAGCATGGCGCTCGCCGCCCTCCTGGTGAGGGCAAGCCCCGTTCCGGCCGAGTAG
- a CDS encoding dihydrolipoamide acetyltransferase family protein, which produces MIKEFRLPDLGEGLTESEILSWKVAVGDTVALNQVIAEVETAKAVVELPSPFAGVITALHEQPGTVVEVGKPIVSFEVEGDDGGPSAAGPAAAETAKREPNLVGYGAVVEGSGRPARRARTFASPVVEPAPGPTAAETTATVEPVETRATAASAAPAAAAERPRSTPPVRKLAKDLGVELTAVTGTGAGGLITRDDVRNFVGGGDLPAAARALAGAEAAGGAASGIAGERETRTPIKGVRKLTAAAMVSSAFTAPHATEFLTIDVTPTMELLSRLKASRTFEGFKLTPLTLVAKALLIALRRQPSLNSRWDEANQEIVQYNYVNLGIAAATPRGLTVPNIKDAHGMSLTELSTALTALTETARAGKTSPAELTGGTISITNIGVFGIDAGTPILNPGEAAILAMGAVRKMPWEYRDEVALRQVMTLSLSFDHRLVDGEQGSRFLADIGAILADPGMVLAMV; this is translated from the coding sequence ATGATCAAGGAATTCAGGCTCCCGGACCTCGGCGAAGGGCTCACGGAATCGGAAATCCTCAGCTGGAAAGTTGCTGTGGGCGACACCGTGGCCTTGAACCAGGTCATTGCGGAAGTGGAAACGGCCAAGGCCGTCGTCGAACTGCCGTCGCCGTTCGCCGGTGTGATCACGGCCCTCCACGAGCAGCCGGGAACCGTGGTGGAGGTCGGCAAGCCGATCGTTTCCTTCGAAGTTGAAGGCGACGACGGCGGCCCTTCCGCAGCAGGTCCGGCCGCGGCAGAGACCGCCAAGCGGGAACCCAACCTGGTGGGCTACGGCGCCGTCGTCGAAGGTTCGGGCCGGCCGGCCCGGCGTGCCCGCACCTTCGCTTCGCCGGTGGTTGAGCCGGCGCCGGGCCCGACCGCCGCGGAAACCACCGCAACGGTTGAGCCCGTCGAAACCCGTGCCACGGCGGCAAGTGCAGCTCCTGCAGCCGCCGCCGAGCGTCCGCGGTCCACGCCGCCGGTACGGAAACTGGCGAAGGATCTTGGTGTGGAGCTCACGGCGGTGACCGGTACCGGCGCAGGCGGGTTGATCACACGCGACGACGTGCGGAACTTCGTGGGCGGGGGAGACCTTCCCGCTGCTGCCCGGGCCCTGGCCGGGGCGGAGGCCGCGGGCGGCGCCGCAAGCGGCATCGCGGGAGAGCGGGAAACACGGACACCCATCAAGGGTGTCCGCAAACTGACGGCCGCCGCCATGGTGTCCAGTGCTTTCACCGCGCCGCACGCCACGGAATTCCTGACCATCGACGTCACACCCACCATGGAGCTGCTGTCCCGGCTCAAGGCCAGCCGGACTTTTGAGGGTTTCAAGCTGACCCCGCTGACCCTCGTGGCCAAGGCTTTGCTGATCGCCCTCCGCCGCCAGCCGTCGCTGAACTCGCGGTGGGACGAAGCCAACCAGGAGATCGTGCAGTACAACTATGTGAACCTGGGCATTGCCGCGGCAACTCCCCGCGGACTGACCGTGCCGAACATCAAGGACGCCCACGGCATGTCCCTGACGGAGCTGTCCACGGCGCTGACGGCCCTGACCGAGACTGCCCGCGCCGGCAAGACCAGCCCGGCCGAGCTGACCGGCGGCACCATCTCCATCACGAACATCGGAGTGTTCGGCATCGATGCCGGCACCCCGATCCTCAACCCCGGCGAGGCTGCCATCCTCGCCATGGGTGCCGTGCGCAAGATGCCGTGGGAGTACCGGGACGAGGTGGCACTACGCCAGGTCATGACCCTCAGCCTCTCCTTCGACCACCGCCTGGTCGACGGCGAACAGGGGTCGCGTTTCCTGGCGGACATCGGTGCGATCCTCGCCGACCCCGGAATGGTGCTGGCAATGGTCTAG